The Candidatus Binataceae bacterium DNA segment TATTCCAGAATCAACGAGTGGCTGCAAAATGTCGAGAACCCGAAGTAGCCCTAGCAATCATCATTTTTTACTCCGGGAAATTTGCGCGAGCGCACCTTAGCATGACTCACCGTTGCTTAACGTGTCTTCAAGCCCGGAAACCGGGGCGCGCGCCTTTCGCGCACCGCTGCCGCGCCCTCGCGCACGTCGGCGCTGAAAAAGCCGAGCATCTCCATCGCCAGTGATGCGTCGAAAGAGGGCCCCGCCGCCCGAAGCCAGTTGTTCAACGATCGTTTGGTAAATCGCAACGCCTGCTGTGGTCCGCCGGCAAGCTTGTGCGCGACTTCCATCGCCTTGTCCATCAGCTGGGGGGCTGGAACACAGAGACTCACCAACCCGATCCGTTCCGCCTCGCGCCCGTCGATGAAGTCGGCGGTCAACAGGTAGTATTTCGCCTTCGCCATTCCACACAGCAGCGGCCAAATGATCACCGCGTGGTCGCCGGCCGCCACCCCCAGCCGCAGGTGACCATCGGTTATACGCATCGCTTCGGAGGCGATGCTGATATCGGCCATCAGCGCCACCGCGAGACCCGCGCCGACTGCGACGCCGTTGATCGCCGATACGATCGGCTTGTCGAGGTTGATCATGTTGTAAACAATATCGCCGGCTTCTCGCCACGCCTGCGCGATGTTGGTCGCGCTTCCCGCCATCGCCTCGATCATGTCGAGATCACCCCCGGCCGAGAATGCACGGCCCGCACCGGTGACCACCACCACGTTGGTGTCCGCGTCTTCGGCGATATCCAGCCAGACGTGACTCAGCTCCCAGTGCAGTCGATTGTTGGTGGCGTTGAGGACGTCGGGACGATTGATCGTGATGAGCAGAATGCCATCGCCCTTGCGCTCGAACAGCAGGTGCTGGTACTCGCGATAGTCCATCGTGGTCGATCCCCGTGGGCGGCTGTCGAAGCTAACCCTCTCCCGGACGCGGAAGCGCCGAGCGGGAAGGCCTTCACGTGAGGTTCGTCTTCCTCGCCGGAGCAGGAGTCGGGTGGCGCCGATGTCGCCCGGTTACCCCTTGTAGATATCCATGACCGTGTTGAGCAGCTTAAGCGCCTGCTCCTTGGGACGCTGGAACGAGTTGCGTCCGATGATCGAACCGAAGCCGCCACCGGCGTGGATCTCGCGCACGTCGCCGATGAGCTGCTCGTCGGACTCCCTGGGTCCGCCCGAGAAAATTACGATGCGCCGTCCGTCGAATGCCGCCTGAATTATATGCTTCACGCGAGCCGAGAGCGGCTCGAGCTGGACCTTGGCGGCGTCGTATGCCTTCTTGGCTTCGGGCTGCTCGATCGCCGAAGTCGGCGGCTTGACCTTGATGATATTTGCGCCGAGTTGCGCCGCGATTTGAGCGGCGTACGCTACCACGTCAAGCGCGGTCTCGCCCTGCTTGGAGAGCGCCGACCCGCGCGGGTACGACCACACCACCAACGGAAGCCCGTGCGCCTTCGCCTCGGCGCCGATTTCGCGCAGCTCCTGGTACATGGTCTTTTCCCCCGCGGAGCCGGGGTAGATGGTGAAGCCGACCGCCGTGCAACCGAGCTTGAGCGCATCCTTGACGCTGCCGGTTACGGCGGAGATCGGATCTTTCTCATCGTGCAGCACGGCGTGGTTGTTCAGCTTTAGAATCAACGGAATCTCGCCTGCGTACTCCGCGGCTCCCGCCTCAATAAACCCGAGCGGAGCGGCGTACGCATTGCAGCCGGCATCGAGCGCGAGCTGAAAGTGGTAGCGCGGATCATAAGCGGGCGGATTGACCGCAAAGCTCCGCGCCGGTCCGTGTTCGAAGCCCTGGTCGACCGGCAGAATGACGAACTTGCCGGTGCCGGCCAGTTTGCCGTGATTCAT contains these protein-coding regions:
- a CDS encoding class I fructose-bisphosphate aldolase, which encodes MTKRVREILSWYDSENAGVRSNLARMMNHGKLAGTGKFVILPVDQGFEHGPARSFAVNPPAYDPRYHFQLALDAGCNAYAAPLGFIEAGAAEYAGEIPLILKLNNHAVLHDEKDPISAVTGSVKDALKLGCTAVGFTIYPGSAGEKTMYQELREIGAEAKAHGLPLVVWSYPRGSALSKQGETALDVVAYAAQIAAQLGANIIKVKPPTSAIEQPEAKKAYDAAKVQLEPLSARVKHIIQAAFDGRRIVIFSGGPRESDEQLIGDVREIHAGGGFGSIIGRNSFQRPKEQALKLLNTVMDIYKG
- a CDS encoding enoyl-CoA hydratase/isomerase family protein — translated: MDYREYQHLLFERKGDGILLITINRPDVLNATNNRLHWELSHVWLDIAEDADTNVVVVTGAGRAFSAGGDLDMIEAMAGSATNIAQAWREAGDIVYNMINLDKPIVSAINGVAVGAGLAVALMADISIASEAMRITDGHLRLGVAAGDHAVIIWPLLCGMAKAKYYLLTADFIDGREAERIGLVSLCVPAPQLMDKAMEVAHKLAGGPQQALRFTKRSLNNWLRAAGPSFDASLAMEMLGFFSADVREGAAAVRERRAPRFPGLKTR